Proteins encoded by one window of Dreissena polymorpha isolate Duluth1 chromosome 11, UMN_Dpol_1.0, whole genome shotgun sequence:
- the LOC127850129 gene encoding tumor susceptibility gene 101 protein-like isoform X1: MSSFEPFFNYSLKKYKYRDDTKSDVLLAINTFPGLKPHYEDYVFIDGSNMMLLQLYGTIPTKYNGIVYNIPIKVCLMDTHPCSAPIVFVTPTATMQINSGRYVDQNGKVDLPYLREWNYPNSDLLGLLQILSIVFGEEPPLYARQEAINQPPPPVYPRPQPTNQTPPPVPARSQPSKLTPPPRYPTKRTPNPPAGGKRQAQPAPCSMSNIEDQTTDSSTIDEELDELQKLQGLLRCKICKVRRVALAYQPCGHCVACLECGSNVQSCPTCPDNGANTRRTVKILFVP; this comes from the exons TACAAATATCGAGATGATACCAAGTCAGATGTTCTTCTTGCAATCAACACATTTCCAGGATTGAAACCGCATTATGAGGACTATG TGTTCATAGATGGCAGCAATATGATGCTCCTGCAACTGTATGGAACGATCCCTACGAAATACAACG GTATCGTGTACAACATCCCAATCAAGGTCTGTCTAATGGACACACACCCCTGCAGTGCCCCAATTGTGTTTGTAACACCAACCGCCACCATGCAGATCAACTCTGGGCGTTACGTTGACCAGAACGGGAAAGTCGACTTGCCATATCTTAGGGAATGGAACTAT CCCAACTCTGATCTGCTGGGGTTGCTACAGATCCTATCGATCGTTTTCGGGGAGGAGCCTCCTCTCTATGCCCGCCAGGAAGCGATCAATCAGCCACCACCTCCCGTCTACCCCCGCCCACAACCAACCAATCAGACGCCGCCTCCAGTGCCTGCCCGCTCACAGCCTTCCAAGCTTACGCCCCCTCCAAGATACCCCACCAAGAGGACACCCAACCCTCCTGCAGGAG gtaaAAGGCAAGCTCAACCGGCCCCTTGCTCTATGTCAAATATTGAGGACCAGACTACAG ACTCTTCAACCATTGATGAGGAACTTGATGAACTTCAAAAGCTGCAAGGATTACTGAGGTGTAAGATTTGCAAGGTTCGGCGCGTGGCGTTGGCCTATCAGCCTTGTGGCCACTGTGTCGCCTGTTTGGAATGCGGCTCCAATGTTCAGAGCTGCCCAACGTGTCCCGATAATGGAGCAAACACGCGAAGGACGGTCAAGATACTTTTTGTACCATAA
- the LOC127850129 gene encoding tumor susceptibility gene 101 protein-like isoform X2, translated as MERSLRNTTVSIYSIVYNIPIKVCLMDTHPCSAPIVFVTPTATMQINSGRYVDQNGKVDLPYLREWNYPNSDLLGLLQILSIVFGEEPPLYARQEAINQPPPPVYPRPQPTNQTPPPVPARSQPSKLTPPPRYPTKRTPNPPAGGKRQAQPAPCSMSNIEDQTTDSSTIDEELDELQKLQGLLRCKICKVRRVALAYQPCGHCVACLECGSNVQSCPTCPDNGANTRRTVKILFVP; from the exons ATGGAACGATCCCTACGAAATACAACGGTCAGCATTTata GTATCGTGTACAACATCCCAATCAAGGTCTGTCTAATGGACACACACCCCTGCAGTGCCCCAATTGTGTTTGTAACACCAACCGCCACCATGCAGATCAACTCTGGGCGTTACGTTGACCAGAACGGGAAAGTCGACTTGCCATATCTTAGGGAATGGAACTAT CCCAACTCTGATCTGCTGGGGTTGCTACAGATCCTATCGATCGTTTTCGGGGAGGAGCCTCCTCTCTATGCCCGCCAGGAAGCGATCAATCAGCCACCACCTCCCGTCTACCCCCGCCCACAACCAACCAATCAGACGCCGCCTCCAGTGCCTGCCCGCTCACAGCCTTCCAAGCTTACGCCCCCTCCAAGATACCCCACCAAGAGGACACCCAACCCTCCTGCAGGAG gtaaAAGGCAAGCTCAACCGGCCCCTTGCTCTATGTCAAATATTGAGGACCAGACTACAG ACTCTTCAACCATTGATGAGGAACTTGATGAACTTCAAAAGCTGCAAGGATTACTGAGGTGTAAGATTTGCAAGGTTCGGCGCGTGGCGTTGGCCTATCAGCCTTGTGGCCACTGTGTCGCCTGTTTGGAATGCGGCTCCAATGTTCAGAGCTGCCCAACGTGTCCCGATAATGGAGCAAACACGCGAAGGACGGTCAAGATACTTTTTGTACCATAA